One region of Mucilaginibacter gotjawali genomic DNA includes:
- a CDS encoding acyltransferase, with the protein MIVGNARPRWWVRWFVTPFIHHRGKGSSIRWSARADIFPFNKFSLGANTTIEDFCTVNNGVGHLLIGDDSRIGLGSVLIGPVTIGNQVILAQNIVLSGLNHTYTDVTIPIRLQKVTTAPIIVEDEVWIGANAVITAGVTIGKHSVVAGGSVVTKSIPPYSVAVGNPARVIKKYDFEKGEWVKVS; encoded by the coding sequence ATGATTGTTGGCAATGCACGCCCGCGCTGGTGGGTGCGCTGGTTTGTAACCCCTTTTATCCATCACCGAGGTAAAGGCTCATCCATCCGCTGGAGCGCCCGTGCAGATATATTCCCATTTAACAAATTTTCACTCGGTGCAAACACTACTATTGAAGATTTTTGTACCGTTAACAATGGCGTAGGTCACTTGCTCATCGGCGATGATTCGCGCATTGGGCTGGGGAGTGTTTTGATAGGCCCGGTTACTATTGGCAACCAGGTTATTTTAGCTCAAAATATTGTATTAAGCGGCTTAAACCACACGTATACAGATGTCACTATACCCATCCGCCTGCAAAAAGTAACTACCGCCCCAATTATTGTTGAAGATGAAGTATGGATAGGCGCCAACGCCGTAATTACTGCAGGGGTTACTATTGGTAAACACAGCGTTGTTGCCGGCGGTTCTGTTGTTACAAAAAGCATTCCCCCTTATAGTGTAGCAGTCGGCAATCCAGCCCGCGTAATCAAAAAATATGATTTTGAAAAAGGCGAATGGGTTAAAGTTTCCTGA
- a CDS encoding amidohydrolase: protein MPTLIIHNVNLLSFNDGFTGKGYDAIAIDGNHIKGIGRWDELKSLVQAGTEVIDAGGKTLMPGFNDSHIHIWKVGNLATYMLDVRKAGSLAEMLGMIESYHQNNPDLGWITARGFNEAGWKEGRMPDKNDLDKVVKDKPVYLIRTCAHIAVANTRALEISNVTSSTPVPEGGVMHKGNDGKPNGIFSETALGLVSKNIPAYTKDELKTMVTAARKQLYSFGITAATDPAVDPLLLQAYYEMHQAGDLGFRLNAIPILLPDGGEKPYDLPENFSSDGLNVNTVKFFSDGGLSGKTAALKRPYKNTNEHGVLRLRQQQYLRLGKAAMEKGLGLATHAIGDAAIEFVIDTYVKLGEMLPGVLRRIEHLGLPEKKHLELMAKHQIATSMQTIFISELGKNFRQYLDQDYLNQCYPVRSVLKHGILTALSSDAPVVSNLNPVKGMEAAVTRMDNEGFVIAADEAISVADALKAYTINAATIGQTPQFGTLEPGQLADFIMLNRDPLAMAPADISTLKVERTFIDGKCVYEN, encoded by the coding sequence ATGCCCACACTGATTATCCATAATGTCAACCTGCTTTCCTTTAACGATGGTTTTACCGGCAAAGGGTATGATGCTATTGCGATAGATGGTAACCATATTAAGGGTATTGGGCGCTGGGATGAGCTAAAATCTTTGGTTCAAGCAGGCACAGAAGTAATTGATGCCGGTGGCAAAACTTTAATGCCGGGCTTTAACGATTCGCACATCCATATCTGGAAAGTGGGCAACCTGGCCACTTATATGCTGGACGTGCGTAAGGCCGGCAGTTTGGCTGAAATGCTGGGAATGATAGAAAGCTATCATCAAAACAACCCCGATCTCGGCTGGATAACCGCCCGCGGCTTTAACGAGGCGGGTTGGAAGGAAGGACGGATGCCTGATAAAAACGACCTGGATAAAGTTGTTAAGGACAAACCGGTTTATCTGATCCGCACCTGCGCCCATATTGCCGTTGCCAATACCCGTGCGCTCGAAATAAGTAACGTTACCTCAAGTACGCCCGTCCCTGAAGGGGGTGTAATGCACAAAGGTAATGATGGCAAACCGAACGGCATCTTCTCCGAAACCGCCCTTGGTTTGGTAAGTAAAAATATTCCGGCCTACACCAAAGATGAGTTAAAAACGATGGTGACGGCTGCCCGTAAACAATTATACAGCTTTGGAATCACGGCTGCTACCGACCCTGCAGTCGACCCTTTGTTACTGCAGGCCTATTATGAGATGCATCAAGCCGGGGACCTTGGTTTCCGGCTAAATGCAATACCCATTTTATTACCTGACGGCGGCGAAAAACCCTATGATTTGCCTGAAAATTTTTCATCGGATGGGCTCAATGTAAATACCGTTAAATTTTTTAGCGATGGTGGGCTGAGCGGCAAGACGGCCGCCCTGAAAAGGCCCTATAAAAATACCAATGAACACGGAGTATTGCGCTTGCGGCAGCAACAATACCTGCGGTTAGGAAAGGCCGCAATGGAAAAAGGACTTGGCCTTGCTACCCACGCCATAGGCGATGCGGCAATTGAGTTTGTTATTGATACCTATGTTAAACTTGGAGAAATGCTGCCCGGCGTTTTAAGAAGGATTGAACACCTTGGCCTGCCCGAAAAAAAGCACCTGGAATTAATGGCCAAACACCAGATCGCTACCTCCATGCAAACCATATTTATCAGCGAACTGGGTAAAAATTTCAGGCAATACCTGGATCAGGACTATTTGAACCAGTGTTACCCTGTCCGCTCGGTGTTAAAGCATGGTATTCTTACGGCACTATCATCGGATGCGCCGGTGGTAAGCAATTTAAACCCTGTTAAAGGCATGGAAGCTGCCGTAACCCGCATGGATAATGAAGGCTTTGTAATTGCAGCTGACGAAGCCATCAGCGTAGCGGATGCATTAAAGGCTTACACCATAAACGCTGCAACTATTGGCCAAACACCGCAGTTTGGCACGCTTGAGCCGGGTCAACTGGCCGATTTTATTATGCTGAACCGCGACCCGTTGGCCATGGCGCCCGCAGACATTTCAACACTAAAAGTTGAGCGGACATTTATTGATGGGAAATGCGTTTATGAAAATTGA
- a CDS encoding RMD1 family protein, with the protein MLVQVLSYQIADSIDIKTFRSAFKAELYFGDTDELFYITDEGRYIYVFKYGVVCFLNYDPIKISEFLRLIYAYCKGKFDESLEEEFKIQTNSARNKIGFNSIEIIGSDIEVLRLIMLNVSQSVALDYYQEQTTRLMEETNLHTQMLEETGNLNISGINLKKYIGKTLLLKNRIAENMYIFDAPPETWEDENLNKIHTDLIRTFDLNERFRNIQESLNIVKDNYELFRDLLQYRTSFRLEWVIIILIMVEVLNIFIPKIFS; encoded by the coding sequence ATGTTAGTACAAGTTTTATCCTACCAGATAGCTGATAGCATTGATATAAAAACCTTCAGATCTGCATTTAAAGCAGAATTATATTTCGGCGATACCGATGAATTATTTTACATCACCGATGAGGGGCGGTACATTTATGTTTTTAAATATGGGGTAGTTTGCTTTTTAAATTACGACCCGATCAAGATCTCCGAATTTTTAAGGCTGATATACGCGTACTGCAAAGGTAAGTTCGACGAGAGTTTGGAAGAGGAATTTAAGATCCAGACAAACTCTGCAAGAAACAAAATCGGCTTTAATTCCATCGAAATCATCGGGTCGGATATTGAGGTATTGCGCCTGATCATGCTGAATGTCTCCCAATCAGTCGCCCTTGATTATTACCAGGAGCAAACCACAAGGCTGATGGAGGAAACCAACCTGCATACCCAGATGTTGGAAGAAACCGGAAACCTGAACATATCGGGAATAAACCTGAAAAAATACATCGGCAAGACATTGCTGTTGAAAAACCGGATTGCCGAGAATATGTACATTTTCGATGCGCCGCCTGAAACCTGGGAAGACGAAAATCTAAACAAGATCCACACCGACCTCATCCGCACCTTCGATTTGAACGAAAGGTTCCGGAACATTCAGGAAAGTTTGAATATTGTAAAAGATAACTACGAACTTTTCCGCGACCTGCTGCAATACCGTACCAGTTTCAGGCTTGAATGGGTGATCATCATCCTGATCATGGTTGAAGTGCTGAATATCTTCATCCCGAAAATATTTAGTTAA